The nucleotide window tacacGATTTCTTCTATCACACGAATCGTCAAGTCTGCAATGCAGCGCTAGAGGTGTATGTGCGACGTGCCTACACTTCGTACGAGCTCACCTGCTTGCAGCACTTGGAGTTATCGGGCGGTTTACCGTTGGTGCACTTCCAATTTTTGTTACCCACCGCACATCCTAATAGGTATGtacacaaaattataattatctcGAACattataattgcaattaaaatactAAATTCCATAACTGCTTACAGACTCTTCCCACGCATGCTGCAGGATAACGGCGAACCACCAGAGAAACTTCTTGGCTCATCGTTCATGCGTACTGGTTGCATGGCCGCCTTCGATTCGTTTGATCACTTCGAAATGCACTCGGATGAAATTCTGGATCTGTTGGAGGACTATGCCTCACCTGCCTTTGTTAGCGCAAAGGtaagttaatatttttgtttgtattaaaaaatctccATCACATACCTTTGTCGTTTATTTATTCTCTTAGATTTTGGAAGCTGTTGAGGCCGTTGATTCCATTTCTGATGGCCGCTTGAGCACATCCATCAATGTCTCACTCTCCGATCCAATTACTCGCGCCAACGCCGTGGAAGAGGCAAAATCCACCGAGCCCATACACATTATAAGTGTTGCCGTACGTGATAACGGTGATATGGATGATTTGCAAATGGCGCACATATTTGGTAGCTTCTGTAAGTTGCACCGTGATGAGCTCTTCCAACGCCGCATACGACGCATCACCTTTGCCGCtttgaaaaagtaattaataaatGTCATAAATTCCCTAAATACTGATTTAAttcattatatttgtatttgattgTAGACGCCAATTCCCGAAATTCTTCACTTACCGTGCCCGTGACAATTTCGAAGAGGACAGAATATACCGCCACTTGGAGCCCGCTTGTGCGTTCCAACTCGAACTGAATCGCATGAAATCATATGAACTGGAAGctttgccgacggcaaatcaaaAAATGCATCTCTATTTGGGTAAGGCCAAGGGCTCAAAGAGTCAAGAGGTCACCGATTATCGTTTCTTCATACGCTCCATTATACGCCATTCGGATCTGATCACTAAGGTAGTTATCgaatatattaaagaaatatttttttaatttgtcattAAACCCCGCTTTATCTTTTCTTTTCGTAAAGGAAGCGtcatttgaatatttacaaaacgaAGGCGAACGTGTTTTGCTCGAATCAATGGACGAGTTGGAAGTGGCCTTCTCACATCCGCATGCCAAACGCACCGATTGCAATCACATATTCCTCAATTTCGTGCCAACCGTTATAATGGATCCGGCGAAAATCGAAGAATCCGTTACCAAAATGATCATGCGCTACGGACCACGTCTATGGAAACTGCGTGTGTTGCAAGCTGAGCTTAAAATGTTGATCAGACAATCACCACAATCACCTACACAGGCCATACGCTTGTGCATTGCCAACGATTCGGGTTACTTTTTAGACATTGCCATGTACACAGAGGTCACAGATCCAGATACGGGCATTGTAAGTAGCGCGCATGTCTACTCAGGCTTGAGTTTATGAATACTAACGaatttatatttccatttttttattagatCAAATTCAAGGCCTACGGCGAAAAGCAGGGCTCACTACATGGGCATCCGATTTCTACACCTTACATGACCAAAGATTTCCTGCAACAAAAACGCTTCCAGGCACAACAGAACGGCACCACATATGCCTATGATATACCCGATATGTTCCGTCAAATGACAGAGCGCCATTGGAAGGAATACTCGAAGGCACGCTCCACCGTGGACATAAGAATACCGGACAAAATTTTGCTGGAGTGCATGGAACTGGTGTTGGATGATGATAATCTCGTTGAGATGCAGCGCTTACCAGGCGAGAATAATGTGAGTATTTCATGACCTCATATTAAATTTCAAGACATTAATATTGTCCAATTACTTTCGGAATACAGTGTGGCATGGTTGCCTGGCGCATTGTGCTGGCCACACCCGAGTACCCAGAGGGACGTGAAATGGTTGTGATTGCCAATGACTTGACATCGTTTATGGGCTCTTTCGGCATCAAAGAAGATGTGCTCTTCCATAAAGCATCGATATTGGCACGCGCCAGAAAGGTGCCTAGGGTAAGTTAaatttttcctgtttttttttttactctcttGAGAGAGTTTCTTAATAAATGAAATGCTTGCTTAACATTTCAGATTTACATTTCGGTGAACAGTGGTGCACGTATCGGTTTGGCCGAGGAGGTGAAATCAATGTTTAAGGTGGCATGGGAAGATCCCGAAGAGCCGGACAAGGGTTTCAAATATCTCTACTTGACCACCGAGGATTACACGAAAATCGCCAATTTGAATTCCGTGCGCGCCATACTCATCGAAGATGAGGGTGAACCGCGTTACAAGATCACCGACATCATCGGCAAGGAGGACAGTTTGGGTGTGGAGAATTTACGCTATGCCGGTCTGATTGCTGGCGAGACATCGCAGGCGTATAACGAAATTGTCACAATGTCAATGGTGACGTGCCGTACCATCGGTATTGGTTCGTATTTGGTTCGTTTGGGTCAACGTGTCATACAAATTGATAATTCACACATTATTCTCACTGGTTATGCTGCGCTCAATAAGGTGGGTTGTTCAAATTCTTTGCGCGCTCATTTTTAACGTGGcgtcatttttatatatattattttattttatttaacagttGCTTGGTCGCAAAGTGTACGCTTCCAATAATCAATTGGGTGGTGTGCAGATCATGTACAACAACGGTGTCACACATAAGACTGAAGGTAGATTTcgagattttgtttttattttttgttgttgttatatgcaAATTTAACGCAAACTATTTACCGTTAACAGCCTTGGATCTCGACGGTGTGTATACGCTACTGCAATGGCTTTCATACATTCCAGCATACATCGGTTGTGATTTGCCGATTGTATTGCCAAACGATCGCATCGATCGTTCTATAGATTTTATGCCAACAAAATCGCCATATGACCCCAGATGGATGTTGGCTGGACGCGTAAATCCAGGTAATAATTGAATGCGAgtgtaccaaattttcggttcTGCCCATacttgttattcttattattttctttttgtttgttgttgtatgtataatgtatttcaaatttttctcaTTCGCACCATTATTTAGTTAATCCCAATGAATGGGAGAATGGTTTCTTCGATCGTGACAGTTGGGCTGAGATTATGTCGACGTGGGCGAAAACCGTTGTAACGGGACGCGCTCGCTTGGGTGGTGTGCCGGTTGGTGTTATTGCCGCTGAAACGCGTACGGTTGAAGTGGAATTGCCAGCAGATCCCGCTAATTTAGACTCTGAAGCCAAAGTAAGCATAACGGCGctcgcaacaaaaacaattcgattttaattgaatttctcaCCTTTTAGACACTTCAACAAGCTGGACAAGTCTGGTATCCAGATTCTGCATATAAGACAGCGCAAGCCATTAAAGATTTCGGACGCGAAGAGTTGCCATTGGTTATATTCGCCAACTGGCGTGGTTTCTCCGGTGGCATGAAAGATATGTACGAGCAGATTCTCAAATTCGGCGCTTACATTGTGGATGGTTTGCGTGAATACAAAAAGCCGGTCATTGTCTATCTGCCGCCAAATGCCGAGTTGCGTGGTGGTGCCTGGGCCGTCTTGGATTCGCTAATTAATCCACGTTACATGGAGACCTATGCAGATCCAGAGGCGCGCGGTGGTGTGTTGGAGCCGGAGGGTATAGTCGAGATCAAGTACAAAGAGAAGGATTTGTTGAAGACAATCCATCGCTTGGACACAACGACAATTGCGGTGAGTTAGCGCCaccaacttttttatttttttgttatttttttctctattattatttttaattttttttctttcattttattttttattttattttatttgttttatttttttcgtcatTCACAGCTCAAGAAAGAGTTGGAAGAACTCATCGCTGCCGGTGATAAAATCCAAGCTGCCGTCGTTGAGGAGAAACTAAAGACACGCATCTCACAATTGATGCACGTTTACCACACGGTGGCCGTGCATTTTGCCGATCTGCATGACACACCCGAACGTATGCTGGAGAAGGAATGTATTAGCGAAATTATACCATGGCGCGAGTCTAGACGTCTACTGTATTGGCGCTTGCGTCGTTTGCTGCTCGAGGATGCGTTCATAAAGCGGATAATCAAAGAGCAAGAGAGTCTATCGGTGGGTCAAGCAAAACAAATGTTGCGACGCTGGTTGGTGGAGGATCGTGGTGCCATGGATGTaagtattcaattaaaatcagTGAATGAATCAGTGACATGAAGTAACTTTTTCAATTCTCTCTCCGTTTAGGCGTACATCTGGGATAAAAACGAGGAGATGGTGCATTGGTATGAGGAACAGAAGCGACCAGATTCACTTGTCACCAAGAATATTAACGCTGTGAAACAGGATGCTATAATCTCGAAAATCACCGAAATGCTGGAGGTACtatcatttttacttttatcagtttacatatttacttatattaataatatttctcgTTTATCTTTTAGGATTGCCCGCATGTTGCTTTAGATGCTGTTGTAAGCATATGTCAAGGTCTGACGCCCATGAACCGTGGCGCTGTGGTGCGCACATTAACGCAATTAGAGTTGAATGAGGAGACGACGGCTTCAAATACGCAGGGATGATATCGCGCatattaatgaattaatattgttgtatttgtatatataagacTTGTGTTATGTTGATGCATTGACTTCCAAAACGGTTTATGTGACACAACTACTACAtgcgcacatacaaacatacttattcTATTcatacacaataacaacaactgcaacactCAACGAAGTTTAGTCCCTTACATATGTAGCAAAACTAGCAAAACTGTACTGTTAATACTTTTAGATAAGCGTACATAGGTGAACGAGTGACCAACACATCTCACGTTCACAGCTTCGTGCCGACACACTTCGTATACGCTTTGTTAAtgcaaattgtttaattttctatttcacgctaatttagtttatttttatgtacattggctttattaaataatgaattatttaatataaaatatgcatatgtaactaACGACAGCTTGTTAATGCGTTTactattcatatttattaagaaaGTTACTACCAAAAAAAGAGAATAATAACAACTGAAGGAAAAAAGCAGAATGGCAGCACAATACTAATGACTAGTTacaatttacataatatatacataaattaatacaTAAAGCGGGTTGTCAAACCAtgtttgatatatacatataatttagtACAGTGTATCTTATagcatacttttttttttgaattgttaaaaatgtacaaaaaataatgaaaaataattagaaacaaaaaaaaacaaaaaaccttaaTATATAGTAATAGAAAACTtttcaaatgcatacatactctATTTAGTTGTGTAACAAGTGTGAATTAACGAACAAAGTGGATGTTAACTAttgtaaattacataaaaaaaaattaaacaagttttAAATTATCCACAGACACTAAAATTATGTCTAGCCTAAggctaattaatatataataaatggaaatataaattagtaaaaaacaAATCgcagcattatttttttttagaaatatatataaaagggaACATGCTCTCTAATACTTTTCTGGCGATTGATGTTATTCTAGTAGAGCTGTTTTCATACTcaagcaacaaagttgctaagagagtattatagttttgttcacataacggttgtttgtaagttataaaactaaacgagttagatatagggttatgtatatcaaaatgatcaggagttgaaatccggatgtctatctgtccgtccgtccatctgtacgtgcaacggataacttaagtaaaaactaagatatcttgatgaaacttgatacACATGTTTCTTTGGACCGTAAGAGGgttgcgaaatcggaccattgccattgaaatccgaaaacctataaatctctcatatatcttaatttaattcagagggaatgtttttcttctaatagtgtgtctctgtatcaaaaaatggttaaaatctggccataacttcccctagctccaatatacctaatgaaaggcttttcaaaaatacggtggtatatcggttaatatgtgagatctcttaggaaaattaagtgagcgtgtaTAATGTACAATAGtgtgtggtgaaaatgagtgaaatcggttcaggaattacttcagccctcatatactatatatgatgattttcgttattcccttggactttatgccgaatacgagtatatgggtcaaattgtgtgttatcttaataaaattacatcaataaatagcgagagtgtaaaatgttcggttgcacccgaacttagcctttcctaatATGTTGTTATAACTGCTGAAGGGCGACGATTATtttttaaggttaaggttaaagCAATTATTAAACGTTTGCAAATGTATGCCAAATATCCAAAATCAAAaccttttttaaattcaattataatataaaaatgtattttttccggttttttatttttatttttcattaaattaatgtGAAATATGAGGCCgtctcaaaaaaatatttaaacccaaaaacaaacatatctttttgaaaatgtctCGTGTGTATAAGataagatatatcatttaaACGTATCAGTTCAAAGTATCCAATGTATTTGTCATCCAGTTCGGCTCAGCCGCTGCGATCTTTTCAATAATAGAGTTGACTTGATAGCATAACGATTGGATTTGGCGATCCCATTGTGGCAACACCTCACGACTCTCAAAATGCACAAGACCGGATATTTGATCTATATGCCCGTTCATACGCTCCTCGGTAATCATTTGCGAAGCAATGTTTTCAGCCTTTGCAGCTGGTATATCAAGTAATGCGCCCAGTTCCtcaaatgttatattattatagagTTTACTAGCAGAAAGCAAATTGTGCTCAAATACAGCACGATCCAGTATAGATGAGCCGTCAACGGTTATAGCTTTTTGATGCGGTTGCAGCAACGCTTCGAATTCTTTTAATTCCGAACGTCGAATTATGCGATCTAAATACATTTTCTCAAGTATAGAATAGGCTGGTAGCTGTTGACAACGTTCGTCTTTGAAAAGTGTTGCCAACATGCGTGAGCGTTGCTGTCCTGCAGAAGCTAATACAGTGCAAATTAAAGCACTTCTTAACGCATCCATGCGATCACTTTCGCTCATCGTTTTGCGATAGGACAGTTCGTTATAGCGTTGTGCAGCCTCAATGAATTTTCGACGATAGTCCAAGACATGAGCGTAGCATTTTTTGTAAAGCACCTACAAAAGAATTCCGTTTTTAATTAGTATGTttctgtatttaaaataaaattaattattcaccTGTAACTCTTCATCAGTCGTCTCAGTTTGCAACAAGGATGCAcgatttatataaaactcagcTTGGGCAGAATCATCGTCCTTTAAGTAGAGACtagcaatttttaaatatgttttgagCTTATAACCGACTGGGTACTGCTTTTGGCCAGTCTCTAGTGGTATGCCAACCAGCACATTAGCAGCATCACGCCAAAGTTGATTGCGCTCATAAATATCGGCTAAATGTTGCCGTATACCGGCTACTTGCTCTTCAAAGGATATCACACGCGGTTGCACCTTCTCCAGCGTAAAATGTGAGACTTGTCGCGAAATTTCATCAGACAATTTGCACAAAGAGTTGCTAACGTCATTAAGTATTTGCCTTGAAATGACCAAGCTGACATGCTCATTGACTATGGCTTCCA belongs to Zeugodacus cucurbitae isolate PBARC_wt_2022May chromosome 6, idZeuCucr1.2, whole genome shotgun sequence and includes:
- the LOC105217381 gene encoding acetyl-CoA carboxylase isoform X4, whose translation is MEVDNKTSGEPLKEPSPINSNSSSNNNSECVNRIKKVQFSNENITIENNHNDFAASGQLHHKHCNNIELSSNNSDSSNSEISMSNDTSTERPSFLVGDEVEANGHDEVSEASDEFPQKMQNEIRPQIDLMERRKRLRPSMSRGTGLGQDRYQDRDFHIATPEEFVKKFGGTRVINRVLIANNGIAAVKCMRSIRRWSYEMFKNERAVRFVVMVTPEDLKANAEYIKMADHYVPVPGGSNNNNYANVELIVDIALRTQVQAVWAGWGHASENPKLPELLNKQGLVFLGPPDRAMWALGDKVASSIVAQTADIPTLSWSGSGLKAHYNGKKIKISSELFQRGCVSNAEEGLIAAKKIGFPVMVKASEGGGGKGIRRVDSEGEFPALFRQVQAEVPGSPIFVMKLARGARHLEVQLLADQYGNAISLFGRDCSIQRRHQKIIEEAPAIVAQPEVFEDMEKAAVRLAKMVGYVSAGTVEYLYDPDGQYYFLELNPRLQVEHPCTEMVADVNLPAAQLQIGMGIPLYRLKDIRLLYGESPWGSSVINFELPENKPQPSGHVIAARITSENPDEGFKPSSGTVQELNFRSSKNVWGYFSVAASGGLHEYADSQFGHCFSWGENRQQARENLVIALKELSIRGDFRTTVEYLITLLETNSFLDNTIDTAWLDALIAERVQSEKPDILLGVVCGALHIADRQINEAFSSFQTSLEKGQIQAANTLTNVVDVELINEGLRYKVQAAKSGANSYFLLMNNSYKEVEIHRLSDGGLLISLEGASYTTYMKEEVDRYRLVIGNQTCVFEKENDPSLLRSLSAGKLINLLIEDGAHVAKGQAYAEIEVMKMVMTLTSQEAGTVSFLRRPGAVLDAGSLIGHLELDDPSLVTKAQPYKNPFPLSENTQVPEKLNRAHNLYKSVLENTLAGYCLPEPYNAQRLRDVIEKFMTSLRDASLPLLELQEVIASISGRIPVSVEKKIRKLMTLYERNITSVLAQFPSQQIAAVIDSHAATLQKRTDRDVFFLTTQSIVQLVQRYRNGIRGRMKAVVHELLRQYYEVESQFQHGHYDKCVALVRENSKDDMQKVVNTIFSHAQVSKKNLLVTLLIDHLWSFEPGLTDELANTLSELTSLNRAEHSRVALRCRQVLIAAHQPAYELRHNQMESIFLSAVDMYGHDFHPENLQRLILSETSIFDILHDFFYHTNRQVCNAALEVYVRRAYTSYELTCLQHLELSGGLPLVHFQFLLPTAHPNRYVHKIIIISNIIIAIKILNSITAYRLFPRMLQDNGEPPEKLLGSSFMRTGCMAAFDSFDHFEMHSDEILDLLEDYASPAFVSAKILEAVEAVDSISDGRLSTSINVSLSDPITRANAVEEAKSTEPIHIISVAVRDNGDMDDLQMAHIFGSFCKLHRDELFQRRIRRITFAALKKRQFPKFFTYRARDNFEEDRIYRHLEPACAFQLELNRMKSYELEALPTANQKMHLYLGKAKGSKSQEVTDYRFFIRSIIRHSDLITKEASFEYLQNEGERVLLESMDELEVAFSHPHAKRTDCNHIFLNFVPTVIMDPAKIEESVTKMIMRYGPRLWKLRVLQAELKMLIRQSPQSPTQAIRLCIANDSGYFLDIAMYTEVTDPDTGIIKFKAYGEKQGSLHGHPISTPYMTKDFLQQKRFQAQQNGTTYAYDIPDMFRQMTERHWKEYSKARSTVDIRIPDKILLECMELVLDDDNLVEMQRLPGENNCGMVAWRIVLATPEYPEGREMVVIANDLTSFMGSFGIKEDVLFHKASILARARKVPRIYISVNSGARIGLAEEVKSMFKVAWEDPEEPDKGFKYLYLTTEDYTKIANLNSVRAILIEDEGEPRYKITDIIGKEDSLGVENLRYAGLIAGETSQAYNEIVTMSMVTCRTIGIGSYLVRLGQRVIQIDNSHIILTGYAALNKLLGRKVYASNNQLGGVQIMYNNGVTHKTEALDLDGVYTLLQWLSYIPAYIGCDLPIVLPNDRIDRSIDFMPTKSPYDPRWMLAGRVNPVNPNEWENGFFDRDSWAEIMSTWAKTVVTGRARLGGVPVGVIAAETRTVEVELPADPANLDSEAKTLQQAGQVWYPDSAYKTAQAIKDFGREELPLVIFANWRGFSGGMKDMYEQILKFGAYIVDGLREYKKPVIVYLPPNAELRGGAWAVLDSLINPRYMETYADPEARGGVLEPEGIVEIKYKEKDLLKTIHRLDTTTIALKKELEELIAAGDKIQAAVVEEKLKTRISQLMHVYHTVAVHFADLHDTPERMLEKECISEIIPWRESRRLLYWRLRRLLLEDAFIKRIIKEQESLSVGQAKQMLRRWLVEDRGAMDAYIWDKNEEMVHWYEEQKRPDSLVTKNINAVKQDAIISKITEMLEDCPHVALDAVVSICQGLTPMNRGAVVRTLTQLELNEETTASNTQG
- the LOC105217381 gene encoding acetyl-CoA carboxylase isoform X2, encoding MGNVLSLRNSRLLKTLRVLLNWKYNKTSGEPLKEPSPINSNSSSNNNSECVNRIKKVQFSNENITIENNHNDFAASGQLHHKHCNNIELSSNNSDSSNSEISMSNDTSTERPSFLVGDEVEANGHDEVSEASDEFPQKMQNEIRPQIDLMERRKRLRPSMSRGTGLGQDRYQDRDFHIATPEEFVKKFGGTRVINRVLIANNGIAAVKCMRSIRRWSYEMFKNERAVRFVVMVTPEDLKANAEYIKMADHYVPVPGGSNNNNYANVELIVDIALRTQVQAVWAGWGHASENPKLPELLNKQGLVFLGPPDRAMWALGDKVASSIVAQTADIPTLSWSGSGLKAHYNGKKIKISSELFQRGCVSNAEEGLIAAKKIGFPVMVKASEGGGGKGIRRVDSEGEFPALFRQVQAEVPGSPIFVMKLARGARHLEVQLLADQYGNAISLFGRDCSIQRRHQKIIEEAPAIVAQPEVFEDMEKAAVRLAKMVGYVSAGTVEYLYDPDGQYYFLELNPRLQVEHPCTEMVADVNLPAAQLQIGMGIPLYRLKDIRLLYGESPWGSSVINFELPENKPQPSGHVIAARITSENPDEGFKPSSGTVQELNFRSSKNVWGYFSVAASGGLHEYADSQFGHCFSWGENRQQARENLVIALKELSIRGDFRTTVEYLITLLETNSFLDNTIDTAWLDALIAERVQSEKPDILLGVVCGALHIADRQINEAFSSFQTSLEKGQIQAANTLTNVVDVELINEGLRYKVQAAKSGANSYFLLMNNSYKEVEIHRLSDGGLLISLEGASYTTYMKEEVDRYRLVIGNQTCVFEKENDPSLLRSLSAGKLINLLIEDGAHVAKGQAYAEIEVMKMVMTLTSQEAGTVSFLRRPGAVLDAGSLIGHLELDDPSLVTKAQPYKNPFPLSENTQVPEKLNRAHNLYKSVLENTLAGYCLPEPYNAQRLRDVIEKFMTSLRDASLPLLELQEVIASISGRIPVSVEKKIRKLMTLYERNITSVLAQFPSQQIAAVIDSHAATLQKRTDRDVFFLTTQSIVQLVQRYRNGIRGRMKAVVHELLRQYYEVESQFQHGHYDKCVALVRENSKDDMQKVVNTIFSHAQVSKKNLLVTLLIDHLWSFEPGLTDELANTLSELTSLNRAEHSRVALRCRQVLIAAHQPAYELRHNQMESIFLSAVDMYGHDFHPENLQRLILSETSIFDILHDFFYHTNRQVCNAALEVYVRRAYTSYELTCLQHLELSGGLPLVHFQFLLPTAHPNRYVHKIIIISNIIIAIKILNSITAYRLFPRMLQDNGEPPEKLLGSSFMRTGCMAAFDSFDHFEMHSDEILDLLEDYASPAFVSAKILEAVEAVDSISDGRLSTSINVSLSDPITRANAVEEAKSTEPIHIISVAVRDNGDMDDLQMAHIFGSFCKLHRDELFQRRIRRITFAALKKRQFPKFFTYRARDNFEEDRIYRHLEPACAFQLELNRMKSYELEALPTANQKMHLYLGKAKGSKSQEVTDYRFFIRSIIRHSDLITKEASFEYLQNEGERVLLESMDELEVAFSHPHAKRTDCNHIFLNFVPTVIMDPAKIEESVTKMIMRYGPRLWKLRVLQAELKMLIRQSPQSPTQAIRLCIANDSGYFLDIAMYTEVTDPDTGIIKFKAYGEKQGSLHGHPISTPYMTKDFLQQKRFQAQQNGTTYAYDIPDMFRQMTERHWKEYSKARSTVDIRIPDKILLECMELVLDDDNLVEMQRLPGENNCGMVAWRIVLATPEYPEGREMVVIANDLTSFMGSFGIKEDVLFHKASILARARKVPRIYISVNSGARIGLAEEVKSMFKVAWEDPEEPDKGFKYLYLTTEDYTKIANLNSVRAILIEDEGEPRYKITDIIGKEDSLGVENLRYAGLIAGETSQAYNEIVTMSMVTCRTIGIGSYLVRLGQRVIQIDNSHIILTGYAALNKLLGRKVYASNNQLGGVQIMYNNGVTHKTEALDLDGVYTLLQWLSYIPAYIGCDLPIVLPNDRIDRSIDFMPTKSPYDPRWMLAGRVNPVNPNEWENGFFDRDSWAEIMSTWAKTVVTGRARLGGVPVGVIAAETRTVEVELPADPANLDSEAKTLQQAGQVWYPDSAYKTAQAIKDFGREELPLVIFANWRGFSGGMKDMYEQILKFGAYIVDGLREYKKPVIVYLPPNAELRGGAWAVLDSLINPRYMETYADPEARGGVLEPEGIVEIKYKEKDLLKTIHRLDTTTIALKKELEELIAAGDKIQAAVVEEKLKTRISQLMHVYHTVAVHFADLHDTPERMLEKECISEIIPWRESRRLLYWRLRRLLLEDAFIKRIIKEQESLSVGQAKQMLRRWLVEDRGAMDAYIWDKNEEMVHWYEEQKRPDSLVTKNINAVKQDAIISKITEMLEDCPHVALDAVVSICQGLTPMNRGAVVRTLTQLELNEETTASNTQG
- the LOC105217381 gene encoding acetyl-CoA carboxylase isoform X1, translated to MFIIITIILTTLCLAITIVLSTISRSDNANRSNQAAVYGAEHSIKNNKTSGEPLKEPSPINSNSSSNNNSECVNRIKKVQFSNENITIENNHNDFAASGQLHHKHCNNIELSSNNSDSSNSEISMSNDTSTERPSFLVGDEVEANGHDEVSEASDEFPQKMQNEIRPQIDLMERRKRLRPSMSRGTGLGQDRYQDRDFHIATPEEFVKKFGGTRVINRVLIANNGIAAVKCMRSIRRWSYEMFKNERAVRFVVMVTPEDLKANAEYIKMADHYVPVPGGSNNNNYANVELIVDIALRTQVQAVWAGWGHASENPKLPELLNKQGLVFLGPPDRAMWALGDKVASSIVAQTADIPTLSWSGSGLKAHYNGKKIKISSELFQRGCVSNAEEGLIAAKKIGFPVMVKASEGGGGKGIRRVDSEGEFPALFRQVQAEVPGSPIFVMKLARGARHLEVQLLADQYGNAISLFGRDCSIQRRHQKIIEEAPAIVAQPEVFEDMEKAAVRLAKMVGYVSAGTVEYLYDPDGQYYFLELNPRLQVEHPCTEMVADVNLPAAQLQIGMGIPLYRLKDIRLLYGESPWGSSVINFELPENKPQPSGHVIAARITSENPDEGFKPSSGTVQELNFRSSKNVWGYFSVAASGGLHEYADSQFGHCFSWGENRQQARENLVIALKELSIRGDFRTTVEYLITLLETNSFLDNTIDTAWLDALIAERVQSEKPDILLGVVCGALHIADRQINEAFSSFQTSLEKGQIQAANTLTNVVDVELINEGLRYKVQAAKSGANSYFLLMNNSYKEVEIHRLSDGGLLISLEGASYTTYMKEEVDRYRLVIGNQTCVFEKENDPSLLRSLSAGKLINLLIEDGAHVAKGQAYAEIEVMKMVMTLTSQEAGTVSFLRRPGAVLDAGSLIGHLELDDPSLVTKAQPYKNPFPLSENTQVPEKLNRAHNLYKSVLENTLAGYCLPEPYNAQRLRDVIEKFMTSLRDASLPLLELQEVIASISGRIPVSVEKKIRKLMTLYERNITSVLAQFPSQQIAAVIDSHAATLQKRTDRDVFFLTTQSIVQLVQRYRNGIRGRMKAVVHELLRQYYEVESQFQHGHYDKCVALVRENSKDDMQKVVNTIFSHAQVSKKNLLVTLLIDHLWSFEPGLTDELANTLSELTSLNRAEHSRVALRCRQVLIAAHQPAYELRHNQMESIFLSAVDMYGHDFHPENLQRLILSETSIFDILHDFFYHTNRQVCNAALEVYVRRAYTSYELTCLQHLELSGGLPLVHFQFLLPTAHPNRYVHKIIIISNIIIAIKILNSITAYRLFPRMLQDNGEPPEKLLGSSFMRTGCMAAFDSFDHFEMHSDEILDLLEDYASPAFVSAKILEAVEAVDSISDGRLSTSINVSLSDPITRANAVEEAKSTEPIHIISVAVRDNGDMDDLQMAHIFGSFCKLHRDELFQRRIRRITFAALKKRQFPKFFTYRARDNFEEDRIYRHLEPACAFQLELNRMKSYELEALPTANQKMHLYLGKAKGSKSQEVTDYRFFIRSIIRHSDLITKEASFEYLQNEGERVLLESMDELEVAFSHPHAKRTDCNHIFLNFVPTVIMDPAKIEESVTKMIMRYGPRLWKLRVLQAELKMLIRQSPQSPTQAIRLCIANDSGYFLDIAMYTEVTDPDTGIIKFKAYGEKQGSLHGHPISTPYMTKDFLQQKRFQAQQNGTTYAYDIPDMFRQMTERHWKEYSKARSTVDIRIPDKILLECMELVLDDDNLVEMQRLPGENNCGMVAWRIVLATPEYPEGREMVVIANDLTSFMGSFGIKEDVLFHKASILARARKVPRIYISVNSGARIGLAEEVKSMFKVAWEDPEEPDKGFKYLYLTTEDYTKIANLNSVRAILIEDEGEPRYKITDIIGKEDSLGVENLRYAGLIAGETSQAYNEIVTMSMVTCRTIGIGSYLVRLGQRVIQIDNSHIILTGYAALNKLLGRKVYASNNQLGGVQIMYNNGVTHKTEALDLDGVYTLLQWLSYIPAYIGCDLPIVLPNDRIDRSIDFMPTKSPYDPRWMLAGRVNPVNPNEWENGFFDRDSWAEIMSTWAKTVVTGRARLGGVPVGVIAAETRTVEVELPADPANLDSEAKTLQQAGQVWYPDSAYKTAQAIKDFGREELPLVIFANWRGFSGGMKDMYEQILKFGAYIVDGLREYKKPVIVYLPPNAELRGGAWAVLDSLINPRYMETYADPEARGGVLEPEGIVEIKYKEKDLLKTIHRLDTTTIALKKELEELIAAGDKIQAAVVEEKLKTRISQLMHVYHTVAVHFADLHDTPERMLEKECISEIIPWRESRRLLYWRLRRLLLEDAFIKRIIKEQESLSVGQAKQMLRRWLVEDRGAMDAYIWDKNEEMVHWYEEQKRPDSLVTKNINAVKQDAIISKITEMLEDCPHVALDAVVSICQGLTPMNRGAVVRTLTQLELNEETTASNTQG